The proteins below come from a single Streptococcus porcinus genomic window:
- a CDS encoding ABC transporter permease encodes MSLVTILSLLISSMLIYATPLIFTSIGGTFSERSGVVNVGLEGIMVMGAFSGIVFNLEFVDTFGKATPWIAVLVGGLVGLIFSLLHAVATINFRADHIVSGTVLNLLAPSLAVFLVKVFYGKGQTDNIQASFGKFDFPILSDIPIIGHIFFKDTTLVGYLAVGFSFLAWFILYKTRFGLRLRSVGEHPQAADTLGINVYLMKYYGVMISGFLGGIGGAVYAQSISVNFAVTTILGPGFISLAAMIIGKWNPVGAMLSSLFFGLSQSLAVIGAQLPLLEKIPTVYLEIAPYLFTIIILAAFFGQAVAPKADGVNYIKSK; translated from the coding sequence ATGTCATTAGTTACAATTCTTTCATTGTTAATATCTTCAATGTTGATTTATGCTACCCCTCTTATTTTCACAAGTATTGGTGGTACTTTCTCAGAAAGATCTGGTGTTGTTAACGTCGGATTAGAGGGGATTATGGTAATGGGAGCATTTTCAGGTATTGTATTCAACTTAGAATTTGTTGATACATTTGGAAAAGCAACCCCTTGGATTGCCGTTTTAGTTGGCGGTTTAGTTGGACTAATCTTCTCATTGCTCCATGCTGTAGCTACCATTAATTTTAGAGCAGATCACATTGTTTCTGGTACTGTTTTAAATCTATTAGCTCCTTCTCTAGCAGTCTTCCTAGTAAAAGTTTTCTACGGAAAAGGTCAAACTGATAATATTCAAGCTTCTTTTGGTAAATTTGATTTTCCTATTTTAAGTGATATTCCTATCATTGGTCATATTTTCTTTAAGGATACAACCTTAGTCGGCTATTTAGCTGTTGGTTTTTCTTTCCTTGCCTGGTTTATTCTTTATAAAACACGTTTTGGTCTGCGCTTACGTTCAGTAGGTGAACACCCTCAGGCAGCTGATACACTGGGAATAAATGTTTACCTAATGAAATATTATGGTGTTATGATTTCTGGTTTCCTTGGTGGTATCGGAGGGGCAGTATATGCACAATCCATTTCAGTTAACTTTGCCGTAACGACGATTTTAGGTCCTGGATTTATTTCACTTGCTGCAATGATTATTGGTAAGTGGAATCCAGTAGGAGCAATGTTATCTAGTTTATTCTTTGGCTTGTCTCAAAGCTTAGCTGTCATAGGGGCTCAGCTACCTTTATTAGAAAAAATTCCGACAGTATATTTAGAGATAGCACCATATCTCTTCACTATCATCATTCTTGCCGCTTTCTTTGGACAAGCAGTAGCACCTAAAGCAGATGGTGTTAACTATATAAAATCTAAATAA
- a CDS encoding S8 family serine peptidase produces MKSKIRSKKLIMLQLSLAATSVLLTQVSSVSATESNSEAVVSKQVEQPVAINSTTESVETTEQVGKEVEAKETITEPVSEEQQKPLIDQVDPSNVKELWEKVGKGKGALIAVIDSGIEQTHDMLKPSDSSDLKYKSEEEIEAKKKERGIDRGKWVNNKLVFYHDYNSGVNSPKANNDNLYHGTHVAGVATGSMKSEKNELLMEGVAPEAQLMFLKVGETKVMSEKENLYALAIEDAIALGATAINMSVGNVGKASDELKESVHRALNAAREKGVAVVVAAGNEFAMGGSSLKPLAKNPDFGVIGTPATTDDVLTIAAYVAPETISEVFTVKAKNESKELAVTVASPFPKGKELNFVYIGDGLENDYRDKDVKDKVVVVNYGGVKTSKATAELAQSKGVAGVLVHHKDYKRPLLPLNYHGQLPMGFISLEDFDYLKSLDEATLSFDRKKKLVAVPGGRQMANFSSWGLSADGNMKPDLSAPGYEIYSPSLGNTYSPMSGTSTASPHAMGIVSLVQEYVKKKFSQYSPEEQLRLVKNILMSTASPIISPDDNTYYSPRLQGAGAIDAKKAIATEVFVTGTNGLAKINLGDVSNTFVLKVKLHNMSSQAKQFKYYATVLTDKVEDGKMTLRPKELYKTDKQEVNLAPNEVKEVTITVDISKFDTELSSKMINGYFVDGFVHFDTNDGVQNALSIPFIGFKGKFADLEALDSPIYKSLEGTFYYTPEAEQDKLDFKVDGIQQIKNSHFTGLMTDFTPWSIVEGSKSEEFVAELSPEISTEDFLGSYTKEGDETVRRFHFQDGKPYLAISPNGDNNMDSLVFKGIFLRNTKDIKAQVFKNDDLTTPIWESQVTPFAQKHVNTNELKQGVLEKTRWDGKDSSGDTVKEGKYVYRVIYTPIAKGAKEQFVDFNILVDLTLPELPKGISFDSEKRSLTIPKVFSEHSNNAYRDRLYYKYGDEIVNFIFFDRDENGQFILPTEIEDELSGEMITIDISKTDRLYYVLEDRAGNYSAITLEELLKNKENEKSNEILVGQQTPVLPEKENQLNKQRTVVKPLVSIDEQKASQNNAKSLLKELHITKEGVDSKVANVVEGQEKENSLPMTNDSQKTHKVLGSLALILALVLASISFFKRKLH; encoded by the coding sequence GTGAAAAGTAAAATTCGCTCGAAAAAATTAATTATGCTTCAGTTATCACTTGCTGCAACAAGTGTTTTATTAACCCAAGTAAGCAGTGTATCAGCTACTGAATCAAATTCAGAAGCAGTCGTTTCGAAGCAGGTAGAGCAACCTGTTGCTATCAACTCAACAACTGAGTCAGTAGAAACTACTGAGCAGGTTGGTAAGGAAGTAGAAGCTAAAGAAACAATTACTGAACCAGTTTCTGAAGAACAACAAAAACCATTGATTGATCAAGTAGATCCTTCAAATGTTAAAGAACTTTGGGAAAAAGTTGGTAAAGGAAAAGGAGCATTAATTGCTGTCATTGATTCTGGAATTGAACAGACGCATGACATGTTAAAACCTAGTGATAGCAGTGATTTAAAATATAAAAGTGAAGAAGAAATAGAAGCTAAGAAAAAAGAGCGTGGGATTGATAGAGGAAAATGGGTAAATAATAAACTTGTTTTTTATCATGATTATAACTCGGGAGTAAACTCTCCAAAGGCTAATAACGATAATCTATATCACGGAACCCATGTTGCTGGCGTTGCTACAGGTTCAATGAAAAGTGAAAAAAATGAACTTTTAATGGAGGGAGTTGCTCCAGAAGCCCAACTAATGTTTTTAAAAGTTGGGGAAACAAAAGTTATGTCTGAAAAAGAAAATCTGTATGCTTTAGCGATTGAGGATGCAATTGCTCTTGGTGCTACAGCTATTAACATGAGTGTTGGGAATGTTGGTAAAGCCAGTGACGAATTAAAAGAGAGTGTTCATAGAGCGTTAAATGCAGCTAGAGAAAAAGGGGTAGCAGTTGTTGTTGCAGCTGGAAATGAATTTGCAATGGGAGGCTCTTCCTTAAAACCTTTAGCTAAGAATCCTGATTTTGGTGTTATTGGGACACCTGCAACGACAGATGATGTTCTTACTATTGCAGCTTATGTTGCACCAGAAACTATAAGTGAAGTTTTTACTGTTAAGGCTAAGAATGAATCAAAAGAATTAGCGGTAACTGTGGCTAGTCCTTTCCCTAAAGGAAAAGAACTGAATTTTGTTTACATTGGGGATGGTTTAGAAAATGATTACCGTGATAAAGATGTCAAAGATAAGGTTGTCGTTGTAAACTATGGAGGTGTTAAAACTTCAAAAGCAACTGCTGAACTTGCTCAATCTAAAGGAGTAGCTGGCGTTCTTGTTCATCACAAAGATTATAAGCGACCTCTCTTACCTTTAAATTATCACGGGCAATTACCTATGGGTTTTATCAGTCTTGAAGATTTTGACTATCTTAAGTCTTTAGACGAAGCTACTTTAAGCTTTGATCGAAAGAAAAAACTTGTAGCAGTTCCTGGTGGTAGACAAATGGCAAACTTCTCAAGTTGGGGGCTATCTGCAGACGGTAATATGAAACCTGATCTATCTGCTCCAGGCTATGAAATTTATTCTCCATCTTTGGGCAATACCTATAGTCCAATGTCTGGAACAAGTACAGCTAGTCCACACGCTATGGGAATTGTTAGTCTAGTACAAGAATATGTTAAGAAAAAATTCTCTCAATATAGTCCTGAAGAGCAACTAAGATTAGTCAAAAATATTTTAATGTCAACAGCAAGTCCAATTATTAGTCCAGATGATAATACCTATTACTCACCTCGACTCCAAGGCGCGGGTGCTATTGATGCCAAAAAAGCTATTGCTACAGAAGTCTTTGTGACAGGAACAAACGGTTTAGCAAAAATCAATTTAGGTGATGTCTCAAATACATTTGTATTAAAAGTCAAATTACATAATATGAGCAGTCAAGCCAAGCAGTTTAAGTACTATGCAACAGTACTCACAGATAAAGTTGAAGATGGCAAAATGACACTACGTCCTAAGGAATTATATAAAACGGATAAACAAGAGGTTAATCTTGCTCCTAATGAGGTAAAAGAGGTTACAATCACAGTTGATATTAGTAAGTTTGATACTGAATTAAGTAGTAAAATGATTAATGGCTACTTTGTAGACGGTTTCGTTCATTTTGACACAAACGATGGAGTTCAAAATGCTCTTTCAATTCCTTTTATTGGTTTTAAAGGCAAATTTGCTGATTTAGAAGCTCTAGATAGCCCGATCTATAAGAGCCTTGAAGGTACCTTCTATTACACTCCAGAAGCAGAACAAGATAAATTAGACTTCAAAGTTGATGGCATTCAACAAATAAAAAATAGCCACTTTACAGGCTTGATGACAGATTTTACACCTTGGTCAATAGTAGAAGGAAGTAAATCCGAAGAGTTTGTAGCTGAACTTTCTCCAGAGATTTCGACTGAAGATTTCCTTGGTTCCTATACAAAAGAAGGAGATGAGACAGTTCGACGCTTCCATTTCCAAGATGGTAAGCCATATCTCGCTATATCTCCAAATGGTGATAATAATATGGACAGTCTTGTTTTTAAAGGTATTTTCTTAAGAAATACTAAAGATATTAAAGCACAAGTCTTTAAAAATGATGATTTAACAACTCCAATTTGGGAAAGCCAAGTTACACCGTTTGCTCAAAAACACGTCAATACTAATGAATTAAAGCAAGGTGTCTTGGAGAAAACAAGATGGGATGGTAAAGATTCTTCTGGTGATACCGTAAAAGAAGGAAAATATGTTTATCGTGTAATTTATACCCCAATTGCAAAGGGAGCTAAGGAACAGTTTGTGGACTTCAATATTTTAGTTGATTTAACTTTACCAGAGCTTCCTAAGGGTATTAGTTTTGATTCAGAAAAAAGAAGTTTGACAATTCCAAAAGTCTTTAGTGAGCACTCAAATAACGCTTACCGGGATCGTCTTTATTACAAATATGGAGATGAAATTGTTAATTTTATTTTCTTTGACAGAGATGAAAATGGTCAATTTATCTTACCAACAGAAATTGAAGATGAGTTGAGCGGAGAAATGATTACAATCGATATTAGTAAAACGGATCGTTTATACTATGTACTAGAGGATAGAGCTGGTAATTATAGTGCTATCACACTTGAAGAATTGCTTAAAAATAAAGAAAATGAGAAATCAAATGAAATTCTTGTAGGTCAACAAACTCCAGTTTTACCTGAAAAGGAAAATCAATTAAACAAGCAAAGAACTGTTGTAAAACC